A portion of the Bacteroides faecium genome contains these proteins:
- a CDS encoding sodium:solute symporter family protein, with amino-acid sequence MNTFTLGLIVVAYLLSLAYLGFLGYKKTTSTSDYLVGGRQMNPIVMALSYGATFISASAIVGFGGVAAAFGMGIQWLCFLNMFIGVVIAFIFFGLRTRRMGAKLNVSTFPQLLGRHFRSRNIQVFIAAVIFIGMPLYAAVVMKGGAVFIEQIFQIDFNISLLIFTLVIAAYVIAGGMKGVMYTDALQAVIMFGCMLFLLFSLYQVLDMNFVEANKELTAIAPLVPEKFKALGHQGWTAMPVTGSPQWYSLVTSLILGVGIGCLAQPQLVVRFMTVESGKQLNRGVFIGCFFLIITVGAIYHAGALSNLFFLKTEGAVATEVVEDIDKIIPYFINKAMPDWFAALFMLCILSASMSTLSSQFHTMGASVGSDIYGTYKPRSRGKLTNVIRLGVLFSILVSYIICYMLPHDIIARGTSIFMGICAAAFLPAYFCALYWKKATKQGVMASLWVGTVGSLFALVFLHQKESAALGVCKALFGRDVLITTYPFPVIDPILFALPLSVLAIVAVSLLTYKNRY; translated from the coding sequence ATGAATACTTTTACACTTGGGCTGATTGTGGTGGCTTATCTGCTGTCACTTGCTTACTTAGGCTTTTTAGGATATAAGAAAACGACGTCTACCAGTGATTACTTGGTAGGGGGACGACAGATGAATCCTATCGTAATGGCACTCTCTTATGGTGCTACGTTTATTTCCGCATCTGCTATCGTGGGTTTTGGAGGCGTGGCTGCTGCTTTCGGAATGGGTATCCAGTGGCTGTGTTTCCTTAATATGTTTATCGGAGTTGTCATAGCCTTTATTTTCTTCGGGTTACGCACCCGGCGTATGGGGGCAAAACTAAACGTGAGCACTTTCCCTCAATTATTAGGCCGGCATTTCCGTTCACGTAATATACAGGTATTTATTGCTGCTGTTATTTTCATTGGGATGCCACTTTATGCGGCAGTTGTAATGAAAGGCGGAGCAGTGTTTATCGAGCAGATCTTTCAGATAGACTTCAATATCTCCTTATTGATATTTACATTGGTGATTGCCGCTTATGTTATTGCAGGCGGTATGAAAGGTGTAATGTACACGGATGCTTTACAGGCAGTTATCATGTTTGGGTGTATGCTGTTTCTGTTGTTCTCTTTATATCAGGTACTTGATATGAATTTTGTGGAGGCTAATAAAGAATTGACTGCCATTGCTCCGCTAGTCCCGGAAAAGTTTAAGGCGTTGGGGCATCAGGGATGGACGGCTATGCCTGTGACGGGTTCTCCACAATGGTATTCATTGGTTACTTCTCTTATTTTAGGAGTTGGAATCGGCTGTCTTGCGCAACCGCAGCTAGTAGTTCGTTTTATGACTGTGGAGAGTGGCAAACAGTTGAATCGTGGTGTGTTTATCGGTTGTTTCTTTCTGATTATAACGGTAGGCGCCATCTATCATGCCGGAGCGTTGAGCAATCTTTTCTTCCTGAAGACAGAAGGGGCGGTTGCAACGGAGGTAGTAGAGGATATTGATAAGATTATTCCATATTTTATTAATAAGGCAATGCCCGACTGGTTTGCAGCACTCTTTATGTTGTGCATCCTTTCAGCCAGTATGTCTACACTTAGTTCACAGTTTCATACGATGGGAGCTTCGGTAGGTTCGGATATTTACGGAACTTATAAACCGCGCTCACGGGGTAAACTTACTAATGTAATCCGTCTTGGCGTATTGTTTTCTATTTTAGTCAGCTATATTATTTGCTATATGTTGCCCCATGATATTATTGCCCGTGGAACTTCTATCTTTATGGGAATCTGTGCGGCTGCTTTCCTGCCGGCTTATTTCTGTGCTTTATATTGGAAGAAAGCTACCAAACAGGGGGTAATGGCAAGTCTTTGGGTGGGAACTGTCGGCAGTTTGTTCGCTCTCGTATTCCTGCATCAGAAAGAATCTGCCGCATTGGGTGTCTGCAAGGCTCTGTTCGGACGGGATGTGTTGATTACCACTTATCCTTTCCCGGTCATTGACCCGATATTGTTTGCTCTGCCTTTATCGGTATTAGCTATTGTCGCGGTTAGTTTGCTAACCTATAAAAACAGGTATTGA
- a CDS encoding RagB/SusD family nutrient uptake outer membrane protein translates to MKNKYNLRTILSGAILTACLAACDPLGMEPTTIVDEDRFWEDAQLSRSYVNQFYLFVPGATGDTFQMEQWSDNATGWLDTQRDTYRQIDFNLRHYDPLNTVSCFSWSNIWNDVYKRIRSANLGIERISGSQYLKENDRKQLLAECYFFRGWFYFELEKYYGGVPYVDKSLSIFDETMIPRSSREFIFDKILSDMDQATALFNESGNQSSYGMISADVATAIKSRVALYAACAAEASAKGLYGNDESGKLFAFSKPASDYYRLAFNAAGALVGKYSLERNYEDLFTSETSYKSTESIWPVMFNKNVARFNPTGKVGVGPDNGLYYGTDKKWGAEFGAFPTEDLVECYYQKDAADGKWKQWWKTSQARDMGITAGENGTYSGTSADYRRLLYTDRDERFYATVVYDGSYLSASDNRKDMYLIQTWIDNTTDQDELMDNSALHTGYRVTANMDAPGGRASSITGYYMRKYAHFDKYNDDGTLNREQRQTCYFHIRYAEVLLNYVEASIKLGEGDAESKLNEIRDRAGLDKFDAAVVGHDLWEEYQLQRRVEFAFEVPAQRYFDLLRWGEADGKSVIPELNRGPKTMRIFRKGQERPTDEAQTKNFKPGTPAEVGEEGYFVPKIETVILTYDNYQKKFDNARYYFVPFSESMISSYSGLVQNPGWTGFNYK, encoded by the coding sequence ATGAAAAACAAATATAATCTAAGGACAATTTTATCCGGTGCCATTTTAACGGCATGTCTGGCCGCTTGTGATCCTCTGGGGATGGAACCGACTACTATTGTGGATGAAGACCGTTTTTGGGAAGATGCACAGTTGTCACGCTCTTATGTCAATCAATTTTATTTATTCGTTCCGGGGGCTACCGGTGATACCTTTCAGATGGAACAATGGTCGGATAATGCAACGGGATGGCTGGATACGCAAAGAGATACATACCGGCAGATTGATTTTAATCTACGCCATTATGACCCGTTGAACACTGTCAGTTGTTTTTCCTGGAGCAATATATGGAATGATGTATATAAGAGAATCCGTAGTGCAAATTTAGGTATTGAACGAATTTCGGGGAGCCAGTATTTGAAGGAAAATGATAGAAAGCAATTATTGGCTGAATGCTATTTCTTCCGGGGATGGTTCTATTTTGAGTTGGAGAAATATTATGGAGGAGTGCCTTATGTGGACAAGTCACTTTCGATATTTGATGAAACAATGATTCCGCGTTCTTCCCGTGAATTCATTTTTGATAAGATATTGTCTGATATGGATCAGGCTACTGCACTGTTTAATGAGAGTGGAAACCAGTCTTCCTATGGAATGATAAGTGCTGATGTAGCTACGGCGATAAAATCGCGTGTGGCTCTTTATGCAGCTTGTGCCGCCGAAGCTTCAGCAAAAGGACTTTATGGAAATGATGAGTCCGGCAAACTTTTTGCTTTTTCAAAGCCGGCTTCCGATTATTACCGGTTGGCTTTTAATGCTGCCGGGGCATTGGTTGGAAAATATAGCTTGGAAAGGAATTATGAGGATCTGTTCACTTCAGAAACAAGTTATAAGTCTACTGAATCTATCTGGCCGGTGATGTTTAATAAGAATGTGGCCAGGTTTAATCCGACAGGTAAAGTCGGGGTGGGACCCGACAATGGATTGTATTATGGCACGGATAAGAAATGGGGAGCGGAGTTCGGAGCTTTTCCGACTGAAGATTTGGTAGAATGTTATTATCAGAAGGATGCTGCTGACGGCAAATGGAAACAATGGTGGAAAACCAGTCAGGCACGGGATATGGGTATTACTGCCGGAGAGAACGGCACTTACTCGGGAACGTCCGCCGATTATCGCAGACTGCTTTATACGGATCGTGATGAACGTTTTTATGCTACTGTTGTTTATGATGGCTCTTATTTGAGTGCGTCGGACAACCGGAAAGATATGTATCTGATACAAACATGGATAGACAATACAACAGATCAGGATGAATTAATGGATAACAGTGCTTTACATACAGGATATCGGGTGACTGCCAATATGGATGCTCCGGGAGGGAGAGCCAGTTCGATTACCGGTTACTATATGCGTAAGTATGCTCATTTCGATAAATACAATGATGACGGTACACTGAATCGGGAACAACGGCAGACTTGCTATTTTCATATTCGTTATGCAGAAGTTCTGTTGAATTATGTGGAGGCTTCTATCAAATTGGGCGAAGGGGATGCCGAAAGTAAACTTAATGAAATTCGTGACCGTGCAGGATTGGATAAATTTGATGCGGCTGTAGTAGGACATGATTTATGGGAAGAATATCAATTGCAGCGTCGTGTGGAATTTGCATTCGAAGTGCCTGCGCAACGTTATTTTGATTTGCTCCGTTGGGGAGAAGCTGATGGCAAGTCGGTAATTCCGGAATTGAACAGAGGCCCCAAAACTATGCGTATATTCAGAAAAGGACAGGAAAGGCCGACAGACGAGGCACAGACGAAAAACTTTAAGCCCGGAACTCCGGCAGAAGTAGGCGAGGAAGGTTACTTTGTTCCTAAAATAGAGACGGTCATACTTACTTATGATAATTATCAAAAGAAATTTGATAATGCGCGCTATTATTTTGTACCATTCTCGGAATCTATGATTAGCAGTTACAGTGGATTGGTGCAAAATCCGGGATGGACAGGATTTAACTATAAATAA
- a CDS encoding SusC/RagA family TonB-linked outer membrane protein, which yields MKKNRKVDFCLFKKVLMLILLSLPMTLVAQNITVKGNVADNTGETIIGVSVAVKGTTNGTITDMDGNFTLSNVKRGAILQLSFVGYVTKEVKATGEFLKVTLEEDLQTLQEVVVTGYGGVQKAKTMTAAAVTVKVDQIAKLPVTSISEGLGGRVTGVITQQSSGAPGETAKIWIRGGSKILYVIDDVVMETDQGEIFFNRLRPDDIASMSILKDASATAVYGPRANDGVVVIQTKRGQDGPPEITIDQKVSIMSPSYHAKGMSTYDYARSMNELAWASGADSPYYNNAVMSKFYMGDLWYKGYSPADVAGMAGSINEQFNQNYTAQSIMDLFDPVKSPSTGWLNGGNIQDYYSYYDPWEMFNHTQPMYQTNVSIRGGSDRVKYYSSLSYLNQKGISDTFNYEQVNAILNTDAYLLKDKSLKFTLNINANTSTKKQPKAGEGVFNEAMYGQPFAWRPNGWSTGKGRGGSVNSMLNTGFNNTEDYRLQLSTGLKWNLPWVEGLAVSASVNFNTSYSMNKVFEHNATEVYDTPASTDFSTYNADATKVYQKWSNYKLLTGIFQVDYARSFGKHNVAGMVNYQSQTRHTNWTSAKRYGYPTILTPQVELGTSVDNSGVGGNATDWGSASWVGRISYDYDNKYMIQYSANYNASLSYSPSKRWGFFQAVSAGWMISEENWFKNAIDKKFVSSLKIRGGYGIVGGEIGSPFDFINQYAQLTDHILFGDMKENVAWHESKLASDLTWSKSRQISGGVDFGFLNERLTGSVDVFLYMNNGQDIDMNQDIIRTDIIGAPNTPKINAPYETSRKGGYEISLNWRDKIGKVTYWIGGNFSFWDERVTRHTDKSTDWYYPNWDTVGKRNMHPTYSAAIPTMDRLAGSWNDVYNSVWVNTARNTHLGNFVVIDQNGDGLINGGDYVVTEKASTTPLTQYGITVGASWNGFDVEVFLQGATNVSGTMPEPLRGAANDYMWNYGRYAFQNAYMPGNPDVEAALPMPSTVGQSFTGYTERWAFDATYLKLKNISVRYDFKHKLLKNFALIKGLEASFVVTNAFTWTKKSYPLKGLQDPEFITSDDHYWSDHGKLGSYPTQRQFTFGVTVTL from the coding sequence ATGAAAAAAAACAGGAAAGTAGACTTTTGTTTATTCAAGAAAGTCTTGATGCTCATTCTATTGTCTCTCCCGATGACATTGGTGGCCCAGAACATCACAGTGAAGGGGAATGTAGCAGACAATACGGGCGAAACGATTATTGGTGTGAGTGTAGCAGTAAAAGGTACGACGAACGGTACTATTACAGACATGGATGGAAATTTCACACTTTCTAATGTGAAAAGAGGAGCTATTCTTCAATTATCTTTTGTGGGATATGTAACAAAAGAGGTGAAAGCGACAGGTGAGTTTTTGAAAGTGACATTGGAAGAAGACTTGCAAACTCTTCAGGAAGTTGTTGTTACCGGTTATGGCGGAGTACAAAAGGCTAAGACAATGACTGCGGCGGCAGTTACGGTTAAAGTAGACCAAATTGCCAAGTTACCGGTTACAAGTATTTCAGAAGGACTGGGTGGTCGTGTGACGGGTGTCATTACCCAGCAATCCTCCGGTGCTCCCGGTGAAACAGCCAAAATCTGGATTCGTGGCGGTTCTAAAATCCTATATGTAATCGATGACGTGGTAATGGAAACAGATCAGGGAGAGATTTTCTTCAACCGTCTGCGTCCGGATGATATAGCTTCTATGTCTATCTTGAAAGATGCTTCGGCTACTGCTGTGTACGGTCCCCGTGCAAACGATGGTGTTGTCGTGATTCAGACAAAACGTGGTCAGGATGGTCCTCCGGAAATAACCATTGACCAGAAAGTTTCTATCATGTCTCCTTCTTATCATGCCAAAGGAATGAGTACCTATGATTATGCACGTTCTATGAATGAGCTTGCGTGGGCTAGTGGTGCAGATTCTCCGTATTATAATAATGCTGTTATGTCCAAATTTTATATGGGTGACTTATGGTATAAAGGTTACTCTCCGGCAGATGTGGCGGGAATGGCTGGCAGTATTAATGAACAGTTTAATCAAAATTACACAGCCCAGTCTATTATGGATTTGTTTGACCCGGTGAAGAGTCCGAGTACCGGTTGGTTAAATGGCGGTAATATACAAGATTATTATTCTTATTATGACCCTTGGGAAATGTTTAATCATACCCAACCGATGTATCAAACCAATGTTAGTATCCGTGGAGGAAGTGATCGTGTAAAATACTACTCTAGTTTAAGCTATCTTAACCAGAAAGGTATCAGTGACACTTTCAATTACGAACAGGTAAATGCCATTTTAAATACAGATGCTTATTTGCTGAAAGATAAAAGTTTGAAATTCACTTTGAATATCAATGCTAATACTTCAACCAAGAAGCAACCTAAAGCGGGTGAAGGTGTATTTAATGAAGCCATGTACGGACAGCCTTTTGCATGGCGTCCCAATGGTTGGAGCACCGGAAAGGGAAGAGGCGGTTCTGTGAATTCAATGCTGAATACCGGTTTTAATAATACAGAAGATTACCGTCTTCAGTTGAGTACCGGATTGAAGTGGAATCTTCCTTGGGTTGAGGGGCTGGCTGTCAGCGCCAGTGTGAATTTCAATACGAGTTATAGTATGAATAAGGTCTTTGAACATAATGCCACAGAAGTGTATGATACACCGGCTTCTACCGATTTTTCTACGTATAATGCAGATGCCACGAAGGTTTACCAGAAATGGAGCAATTATAAGTTACTTACCGGAATATTTCAGGTGGATTACGCACGTAGTTTCGGAAAACATAATGTAGCAGGTATGGTAAATTATCAAAGTCAGACGAGACATACCAACTGGACTTCGGCTAAAAGATATGGTTATCCTACTATCCTCACTCCACAAGTAGAGTTAGGTACGTCTGTTGATAACAGTGGAGTTGGCGGAAATGCGACTGATTGGGGATCTGCTTCCTGGGTAGGGAGGATTAGCTATGACTATGACAATAAGTATATGATACAATACAGCGCCAATTACAATGCATCGTTAAGTTATAGCCCTTCCAAACGCTGGGGCTTTTTCCAGGCTGTATCGGCCGGTTGGATGATTTCAGAAGAAAACTGGTTTAAGAATGCTATCGATAAGAAATTTGTCAGCTCGTTGAAAATACGTGGCGGATACGGAATTGTAGGTGGTGAAATCGGTTCTCCTTTTGATTTCATCAATCAATATGCACAATTGACAGACCATATTTTGTTCGGAGATATGAAAGAGAACGTAGCATGGCATGAATCCAAACTGGCAAGTGACTTGACGTGGTCGAAGAGCCGTCAGATTAGTGGTGGCGTTGATTTCGGATTTCTCAATGAACGTCTGACCGGTTCGGTGGATGTATTTCTTTATATGAATAATGGTCAAGATATCGACATGAACCAGGACATTATACGTACCGATATTATCGGAGCTCCTAATACGCCTAAAATCAATGCGCCTTATGAAACAAGCCGTAAAGGAGGATATGAGATATCTTTGAACTGGAGAGACAAAATAGGTAAAGTGACGTACTGGATTGGTGGTAACTTCTCATTCTGGGATGAACGGGTAACCCGGCACACAGATAAGAGCACTGATTGGTACTATCCCAATTGGGATACAGTAGGTAAAAGAAATATGCATCCGACATATTCGGCCGCTATACCTACAATGGATAGATTGGCGGGGTCATGGAATGATGTGTATAATTCAGTATGGGTTAATACTGCCAGAAATACTCATTTGGGAAATTTTGTTGTTATTGACCAGAACGGTGACGGACTGATTAATGGAGGGGATTATGTGGTAACTGAAAAGGCTTCGACTACTCCGCTTACTCAGTACGGTATCACGGTAGGGGCCAGTTGGAATGGATTTGATGTCGAAGTCTTCTTGCAGGGGGCTACGAATGTGTCGGGAACGATGCCGGAGCCTTTGCGTGGTGCAGCTAATGATTATATGTGGAATTATGGCCGCTATGCTTTCCAGAATGCTTATATGCCGGGCAACCCGGACGTAGAGGCTGCATTGCCTATGCCGTCAACCGTGGGACAGTCATTTACCGGATATACAGAACGTTGGGCTTTTGACGCAACTTATTTGAAATTGAAGAATATCAGTGTACGTTACGATTTCAAGCACAAACTGCTCAAAAATTTTGCTTTAATTAAAGGACTGGAGGCCAGTTTTGTCGTGACAAACGCTTTTACATGGACGAAGAAATCGTATCCTTTGAAAGGACTGCAGGATCCGGAATTTATAACCTCCGACGACCACTATTGGAGTGATCATGGGAAATTGGGCAGTTATCCTACACAGCGCCAATTTACTTTTGGTGTGACAGTTACCTTATAA
- a CDS encoding symporter small accessory protein, producing MFGIEDPFIIMPYLLSVVCVIFAAWFGLKYWNKDDEKDETR from the coding sequence ATGTTTGGAATAGAAGACCCTTTTATCATTATGCCATACCTGCTTTCGGTGGTATGCGTGATTTTTGCTGCCTGGTTCGGGCTGAAATATTGGAATAAGGACGACGAAAAAGACGAAACTCGATGA
- the udk gene encoding uridine kinase, with translation MLIIGIAGGTGSGKTTVVRKIVESLPAGEVVLLPQDSYYKDSSHVPVEERQNINFDHPDAFEWSLLSKHVMTLKEGKSIEQPTYSYLTCTRQPETIHIEPREVVIIEGILALCDKKLRNMMDLKIFVDADPDERLIRVIQRDVIERGRTAEAVMERYTRVLKPMHLQFIEPCKRYADLIVPEGGSNKVAIDILTMYIKKHLKS, from the coding sequence ATGTTAATTATAGGAATAGCAGGCGGAACTGGCTCCGGAAAGACCACCGTCGTACGAAAAATCGTAGAAAGCCTCCCCGCAGGGGAAGTAGTATTATTACCTCAGGACTCATACTACAAGGATAGTAGCCACGTCCCGGTCGAAGAACGCCAGAATATTAATTTTGACCATCCGGATGCTTTTGAATGGAGTTTGCTCTCCAAACATGTCATGACACTGAAAGAAGGAAAGAGCATCGAACAGCCCACCTATTCTTATCTGACATGCACCCGCCAGCCCGAAACTATTCATATCGAGCCACGAGAAGTCGTTATTATCGAAGGAATCCTTGCCTTATGCGACAAGAAACTACGTAATATGATGGACCTTAAAATATTCGTAGATGCCGATCCCGACGAACGTTTGATACGTGTTATCCAAAGAGATGTCATCGAGCGCGGACGTACCGCCGAAGCTGTAATGGAACGCTACACACGGGTTCTGAAGCCGATGCACCTGCAATTTATCGAACCTTGCAAACGTTATGCCGACCTTATTGTGCCCGAAGGCGGTAGCAACAAGGTAGCTATTGATATACTGACCATGTACATCAAGAAGCACTTGAAGAGTTGA
- a CDS encoding transglycosylase SLT domain-containing protein, with product MNVKTLIIPLFLVLFCCVIGCRNKQHSKTDESARDLSQIKDSGELVVLTLYSSTSYFIYRGQEMGFQYELSEQFAKSLGLKLRIEVANNVDELIRKLLAGEGDMIAYNLPITKEWKDSLLYCGEDVITHQVIVQQGRGKQKPLKDVTELIGKDVYVKPGKYYDRLVNLNSELGGGIQIHEVNNDSITTEDLITQVAQGKIPYTVADNDLAKLNKTYYPNLDINLSISFDQRSSWAVRKDSPELAEAATKWHQENMTSPAYTASMKRYFENSKMMPHSPILSLREGKISHYDELFKKYSKDIGWDWRMLASLAYTESNFDTTAVSWAGAKGLMQLMPATARAMGVPPGKEQNPEESVKAAIKYITATDRSFSMIPDKEERLNFILASYNAGLGHIYDAMALAEKYGKNKLVWKDNVENFILLKSNEEYFTDPVCKNGYFRGIETYNFVRDIMSRYESYKKKIKA from the coding sequence ATGAATGTCAAGACACTGATTATCCCTTTATTCCTTGTATTATTCTGCTGTGTAATCGGATGCCGGAACAAGCAACATAGTAAGACGGACGAATCCGCACGCGATCTTTCGCAAATAAAAGATAGCGGCGAATTGGTTGTATTGACATTGTATAGCTCCACTTCATATTTCATATACCGGGGACAGGAGATGGGATTCCAGTATGAACTCAGCGAACAGTTTGCCAAAAGCCTGGGATTAAAACTCAGAATCGAAGTCGCCAATAACGTCGACGAACTGATCCGGAAATTACTGGCAGGTGAAGGGGACATGATTGCCTACAACTTACCCATAACTAAAGAATGGAAAGACAGCCTTCTTTATTGCGGCGAAGATGTGATTACCCATCAAGTGATTGTTCAGCAAGGAAGAGGAAAACAGAAACCTTTGAAAGATGTCACCGAACTGATTGGAAAAGATGTCTATGTGAAACCCGGAAAGTATTATGACCGCCTTGTCAACCTGAACAGCGAACTGGGCGGCGGCATCCAAATCCATGAAGTGAACAATGACAGTATCACTACCGAGGACTTAATCACACAAGTGGCGCAAGGTAAAATACCATATACTGTGGCCGACAATGATTTGGCAAAACTTAATAAGACGTATTATCCCAATCTGGACATAAACCTGTCTATCAGCTTCGACCAGCGTTCTTCCTGGGCGGTACGGAAAGACAGCCCGGAACTAGCCGAAGCCGCCACTAAATGGCATCAGGAGAACATGACTTCTCCTGCCTATACTGCCAGTATGAAACGTTACTTTGAAAACAGTAAAATGATGCCCCACTCTCCTATCCTTTCATTGAGAGAGGGAAAGATTTCCCATTATGATGAACTATTCAAAAAGTATTCCAAAGACATCGGATGGGATTGGCGTATGCTTGCGTCTCTGGCTTATACGGAATCCAATTTTGACACAACAGCCGTATCCTGGGCAGGCGCCAAAGGACTCATGCAGCTAATGCCTGCTACTGCCCGGGCAATGGGAGTGCCACCTGGAAAAGAACAAAACCCGGAAGAGAGTGTCAAGGCCGCTATCAAGTATATCACTGCCACCGACCGTAGTTTCAGCATGATTCCCGATAAAGAGGAACGTCTCAACTTTATCCTCGCTTCCTACAATGCCGGTTTAGGACATATTTACGATGCCATGGCACTAGCCGAGAAATACGGGAAAAACAAACTGGTATGGAAAGATAATGTAGAAAACTTCATCTTACTCAAAAGCAATGAAGAATACTTCACCGACCCCGTTTGTAAAAACGGTTACTTCCGTGGCATAGAGACTTACAATTTCGTTCGCGATATTATGTCGCGCTATGAATCTTATAAAAAGAAAATCAAAGCGTAA
- a CDS encoding nitroreductase family protein yields the protein MFVIGGIFFISCESSLQKTQTSSGNAALDNIFERKSVRTYLNKGVEKEKIDLMLRAGMAAPSGKDVRPWEFVVVTDRAKLDSMAAALPYAKMLTQARNAIVVCGDSARSSYWYLDCSAATQNILLAAESLGLGAVWTAAYPYEDRMQVVRKYTGLPENILPLCVIPFGYPATKENPKQKFDEKKIHYNQY from the coding sequence ATGTTTGTTATAGGGGGAATCTTTTTTATCTCTTGTGAATCTTCACTGCAAAAGACGCAAACTTCTTCGGGAAATGCTGCATTGGATAATATCTTCGAGCGCAAAAGCGTGCGCACTTATCTGAATAAAGGAGTGGAGAAAGAGAAAATCGACTTAATGCTTCGTGCCGGAATGGCTGCGCCTTCGGGAAAGGACGTACGTCCCTGGGAGTTTGTCGTAGTGACCGACCGTGCCAAGCTGGATTCGATGGCTGCCGCACTTCCTTATGCTAAAATGTTGACGCAGGCTCGTAATGCCATTGTTGTTTGTGGGGACTCTGCACGTTCGTCTTATTGGTACTTAGACTGCTCTGCTGCCACCCAGAATATTCTGCTGGCTGCCGAAAGCCTGGGATTGGGGGCTGTATGGACAGCAGCTTATCCTTATGAAGACCGTATGCAGGTAGTACGCAAGTATACCGGGCTTCCGGAGAATATTCTTCCGCTTTGTGTCATTCCTTTTGGCTATCCGGCTACAAAAGAGAACCCGAAACAGAAATTTGACGAGAAAAAGATACATTATAATCAGTATTAG